A portion of the Apus apus isolate bApuApu2 chromosome 3, bApuApu2.pri.cur, whole genome shotgun sequence genome contains these proteins:
- the TAB2 gene encoding TGF-beta-activated kinase 1 and MAP3K7-binding protein 2 isoform X3, protein MAQGSQQIDIQVLHDLRQKFPEVPEGVVSRCMLQNNNNLDACCAVLSQESTKYLYGEGDLGFSDDSGIPGLRNHMTSLNLDLQSQNVYHHGREGSRMNGSRTLAHSVSDGHLQTSQSNNELFQQEPQTAPAQVPQGFNVFGMANTVSTSSPGPHLGFHLGNKGVSNLSQQTPRFNPIMVTLAPNIQPGRNTPTSLHIHGVPPPVLNSPQGNSIYIRPYITTPSGTTRQTQQQPGWTSQFNNPMHPQQVYQPSQPSPWTTLPTSSSTSHTSSQHSTQPNQQGHQTSHVYMPISSPTTPQAPMIHSSGSSQSSAHGQYNIQNISTGPRKNQIEIKLEPPQRNSSSKLRSTGPRTSTTPSSLNSQTLSRSQPTVYISASPPNTDEVITRGQPKVYISANAATGDDQVVRNQPTLFISTNPGVSATSRNMSGQVSMGPAFIHHHPPKSRAVGNSTTATSPRVVVTQPNTKYTFKITVSPNKPPAVSPGVVSPTFEPTNLLNLPDHYVEPEGIQHLTDPVLAHVDRISDARKLSMGSDDAAYTQALLVHQKARMERLQRELEIQKKKLEKLKSEVNEMENNLTRRRLKRSNSVSQIPSDHILIPVLFIIFMIILDFLVRCHRNPKIRGPL, encoded by the exons ATGGCCCAAGGAAGCCAGCAAATTGATATTCAGGTTTTACATGACCTGCGACAGAAGTTCCCTGAGGTACCTGAAGGTGTTGTATCCAGATGCATGTTACAG AATAACAATAATTTGGATGCATGTTGTGCAGTTCTCTCTCAGGAGAGCACAAAATATCTCTACGGTGAAGGAGACCTAGGTTTTTCGGATGATTCTGGGATTCCTGGACTACGAAATCACATGACATCTCTTAATTTGGATTTGCAGTCACAGAACGTGTATCAtcatggaagagaaggaagtaGAATGAATGGAAGTAGGACTCTAGCTCACAGCGTTAGTGATGGACACCTTCAAACCAGTCAGTCCAACAATGAACTCTTTCAGCAGGAACCACAGACGGCACCTGCACAGGTTCCACAAGGATTTAATGTCTTTGGGATGGCTAATACAGTTAGTACTTCTAGTCCAGGGCCACATCTTGGATTTCACCTAGGCAACAAAGGAGTTTCTAACTTGTCTCAACAAACACCCAGATTCAATCCCATTATGGTAACTTTAGCCCCAAATATTCAGCCTGGTCGCAATACCCCTACGTCTTTGCACATACATGGTGTACCTCCTCCTGTACTTAACAGTCCACAGGGAAATTCTATCTATATTAGGCCTTACATCACGACTCCTAGTGGTACCACTCgacagacacagcagcagccaggctggacaTCTCAGTTTAATAATCCTATGCACCCTCAACAAGTCTACCAGCCTTCACAACCAAGTCCCTGGACTACTCTTCCTACATCCAGTTCTACATCACATACCTCATCGCAACACTCAACGCAGCCGAATCAGCAAGGCCACCAGACTTCTCATGTCTATATGCCTATCAGTTCTCCTACTACTCCACAAGCACCTATGATTCATTCATCTGGTAGCTCACAATCCTCTGCTCATGGCCAATACAACATTCAGAATATATCCACAGGACCTCGCAAAAACCAAATTGAAATCAAACTTGAACCACCACAAAGAAACAGTTCTTCTAAGTTGCGTTCAACTGGCCCTCGCACTTCAACTACTCCTTCTTCCCTCAACAGCCAGACATTAAGTAGAAGTCAACCCACTGTTTACATATCGGCCAGTCCTCCAAATACTGATGAAGTGATCACACGTGGTCAGCCCAAGGTCTACATTTCAGCAAATGCTGCAACAGGAGATGATCAAGTTGTGCGGAACCAGCCCACACTTTTCATATCGACAAATCCTGGAGTATCTGCCACTTCTAGGAATATGTCTGGTCAAGTAAGCATGGGTCCTGCATTTATTCATCACCATCCACCCAAGAGTCGAGCAGTGGGCAACAGCACCACTGCAACCTCTCCTCGAGTGGTGGTTACGCAGCCTAAcacaaaatatacttttaaaattacagtttctCCAAATAAGCCCCCTGCAGTTTCCCCAGGGGTAGTGTCCCCAACTTTTGAACCTACAAACCTTCTAAACCTTCCTGATCACTATGTTGAACCAGAGGGTATCCAGCATCTTACTGACCCTGTTTTAGCACATGTGGATAGGATCAGTGATGCACGGAAATTGAGTATGGGATCTGATGATGCTGCCTACACGCAAG CTTTACTGGTACATCAGAAGGCCAGGATGGAGCGACTTCAACGAGAACTTGagattcaaaagaaaaagttggAGAAACTAAAATCAGAGGTCAATGAAATGGAGAATAATCTAACACGAAGGCGCCTGAAAAGATCTAATTCTGTTTCTCAAATTCCATCT